The Arachis hypogaea cultivar Tifrunner chromosome 14, arahy.Tifrunner.gnm2.J5K5, whole genome shotgun sequence genome has a segment encoding these proteins:
- the LOC112743280 gene encoding uncharacterized protein: MEWKLMFPNAVVHRLTESGSDHAPILMETEPQSWHSKRRFKYQERWCREEDVKRIVSEVWRMEVVGSAMFSLGQKLKVCRHRLVQWQKTHKANSRKEIEDLQAKLEELRVAGINGGEEVTSLEEKLELAYLKEESYWREKSRIKWLKEGDQNTRFFHQKFQSRMRRNRIWRLVGRDNEIASKSEDIAKVAEDYFCDIFTFSCSADPNPYLEDLEPKVTASMNRRLQRPVTMDEVKRATFSVHAQSAPGDDGFTAKFFHFFWDIVGGDVFKAMRSFFHSGRILKSFNHTQIYFIPKVPDASDMTQSAPNTSQSILELLETYEGFSGQKVNLNKSAIFFSHNTPQNTRLAVAQTLNIEHIGAQDKYLGLPSIVQKSKKETFGAIKDKVQKRIMGWKRSLLSSGGRHTLLRAVGEAIPIYTLFCFKLPDTLLTEIHSMLSQFWWGQKGAERRMVWIKWDTMTRPKKDGRLGILDLREKNLALLGKQYWRLMKYPNSTISRMLKAKYFRYTDFLHAEIGSVPSWGWRSVLEGRKVIEKGLSWKIGSGTNVRIFHDPWLPPPVPLNVPQNALTIPPNLQVYYRRRMKLIGAGQNLVYMKLDQDTKLLMDSFILLLH; the protein is encoded by the exons ATGGAATGGAAGTTGATGTTTCCGAATGCAGTGGTGCACAGGCTCACAGAGTCAGGCTCGGATCATGCTCCAATTTTGATGGAAACCGAACCTCAATCCTGGCATAGTAAAAGGCGGTTTAAATACCAGGAACGTTGGTGTAGAGAAGAGGATGTCAAGAGAATTGTCAGTGAAGTGTGGAGAATGGAAGTTGTAGGCTCGGCTATGTTCTCTTTGGGCCAAAAGTTGAAAGTTTGTAGACATAGACTAGTTCAATGGCAGAAAACTCACAAAGCAAACTCCCGGAAAGAAATTGAGGACCTTCAAGCTAAACTAGAGGAGTTGCGGGTGGCTGGAATCAATGGGGGAGAGGAGGTTACCAGTTTGGAGGAGAAGTTGGAGCTggcatatttgaaagaagagagctATTGGCGAGAAAAATCTAGAATCAAGTGGCTAAAAGAAGGAGATCAGAACACTAGATTCTTTCACCAGAAATTTCAATCAAGGATGCGAAGGAACAGAATTTGGAGATTAGTGGGGAGGGACAATGAGATTGCATCGAAATCGGAGGATATTGCAAAGGTAGCTGAGGACTACTTTTgcgatatttttactttttcttgttcggCTGATCCGAATCCATACTTAGAGGATTTGGAGCCTAAGGTTACAGCTTCCATGAACCGTAGGCTCCAAAGGCCAGTAACTATGGACGAGGTCAAAAGAGCTACATTTAGTGTTCATGCTCAGAGTGCTCCTGGTGATGACGGGTTTACAGCtaagttttttcactttttctgggaTATAGTTGGAGGTGACGTTTTTAAGGCAATGAGAAGTTTCTTTCACAGTGGCAGAATTTTAAAAAGCTTCAATCAtactcaaatttattttattccaAAGGTGCCAGATGCCAGTGACATGACTCAG AGCGCACCTAATACAAGTCAAAGCATTCTAGAATTGCTAGAGACCTATGAGGGTTTCAGTGGGCAAAAAGTCAATTTGAATAAGTCGGCTATCTTTTTCAGTCACAACACACCTCAGAACACAAGACTAGCAGTTGCTCAGACACTAAATATTGAACATATTGGAGCACAAGATAAATACCTGGGACTGccctctatagttcaaaaatcaaagaaagaaaccTTTGGAGCTATCAAGGATAAAGTTCAGAAGAGAATTATGGGTTGGAAAAGAAGTCTATTGTCATCAGGTGGCAGGCACACGCTATTGAGAGCGGTGGGGGAGgcgattcctatttatacactctttTGTTTCAAGCTCCCGGACACGCTGTTAACTGAGATTCATAGCATGCTCTCGCAATTTTGGTGGGGTCAAAAAGGCGCAGAACGAAGAATGGTTTGGATTAAATGGGACACAATGACAAGACCGAAGAAAGATGGAAGGCTGGGGATCCTTGATCTAAGGGAGAAAAATTTGGCTTTATTAGGCAAGCAATATTGGCGTCTAATGAAATACCCTAATTCTACTatatcaagaatgctcaaagctaaaTATTTCAGATATACAGATTTCCTACATGCAGAGATAGGAAGTGTACCGTCGTGGGGTTGGAGAAGTGTTCTTGAAGGACGCAAGGTGATCGAGAAAGGCTTGTCATGGAAAATAGGCTCCGGCACTAATGTTCGCATCTTCCATGACCCCTGGCTCCCACCACCAGTTCCCCTTAATGTACCTCAAAATGCACTCACAATTCCGCCAAATCTGCAAGTGTATTAC aggaggaggatgaagttaATTGGTGCTGGACAAAATCTGGTATATATGAAGTTGGATCAGGATACAAAATTGCTTATGGATTCTTTCATTCTCCTACTTCATTGA
- the LOC112740663 gene encoding uncharacterized protein — MVVLILLCVFIVQVSSSSEANALLKWKASLENQSQVMLSSWKNGTSPCKWKGIQCDKSKSITTINLENFGLKGTLHSLSFSSFPNLISINIYNNLFHGTIPSHIGNMSKVNTLNFSLNHFEGSIPKELWTLRSLQKLDLSLCYHLSGPIPSSIENLANLTYLDLGENNLSSHIPPEIGKLRNLLFLGIAESNLVGSIPHEIGMLTNLEYLDLSGNVLSGNIPSTISNMTNLHEVSISNNTLNGTIPSSIGSMSNLTLLWLDGNQLSGSIPASIGNLSNLYSLQLDSNSLTGSIPSTIGNMTSLVEIFLRFNNLSGHIPASVGNLINLESLYLQGNNLSGSIPDSIGKLKRLSFLELSFNKLTGTIPHSINNITNMIDFLVASNNLTGQLPPNICLGGSLNFFNVDHNHFTGPVPSTLKNCSSLVRIRLEQNHLKGDISQDFGIYPNLVHIDLSDNKFYGQISPNWGKSHNLQNLLMSNNNISGAIPIQIVEATNLGRLHLSSNHLSGKIPNEIRNMRRLFELKISNNHLSGNIPSDIGSLHGLQILHLAGNELSGNIPRQVVQLPNLLELNLSNNKLEGSIPSDFQSLQTLYSLDLSGNLLNGPIPKVLGELKELRLLNLSHNNLSGTVPSSFDGMSSLISVNISYNQLEGPLPNNKAFLSSSIESLKNNKGLCGNVSGLVPCPSNLISKNHKVMLLVLLLVFGVLVLVLSVVAVSVYILCRKARKKTGTNQETQPKELFSIWSHDGKMAFETIIEATNNFDDKYIIGIGGQGSVYRAELPSGMVVAVKKLHTETSNLKSFENEIQALTEIRHRNIIKLYGFCQHSRFSFLVYKFLEGGSLDQVLRDETHATLFDWKKRVNVVKGVANALSYMHHDCIPPLVHRDISSKNVLLDSDYEAHVSDFGTAKFLKPGSSWTTLAVTFGYAAPELAQTMEVTEKCDVYSFGVLCLEILMGKHPGDLISSLLSPSTALISCNLLLVEVIDQRPPHPEELMVGDIMKIIKLALNCLSHSPQSRPSMHQVSKELMIGKLPFANHQFPIIRIGQLNEE; from the exons AAGGTACACTTCACAGTCTTAGCTTCTCTTCATTTCCCAACCTCATTTCCATAAACATATACAACAACTTGTTCCATGGAACCATTCCCTCACACATTGGTAACATGTCAAAAGTCAACACTTTGAACTTTTCTTTAAATCATTTTGAGGGTTCCATCCCTAAAGAATTGTGGACACTGAGGAGTTTACAAAAGCTTGATCTTTCATTGTGTTATCATCTAAGTGGACCTATCCCTTCTTCCATTGAAAACTTGGCCAACTTGACATATCTAGACTTAGGAGAAAACAATCTTTCTAGCCACATTCCTCCTGAGATTGGGAAACTAAGAAACCTTTTGTTTCTTGGTATTGCTGAGAGTAATCTTGTTGGTTCCATTCCCCATGAAATTGGCATGTTAACAAATCTTGAGTATCTTGATTTGTCAGGAAATGTTCTCTCTGGTAATATCCCTTCTACAATTAGTAACATGACCAATTTGCATGAAGTTTCAATTTCTAATAACACCCTCAATGGTACAATCCCTTCCTCCATTGGGAGCATGTCTAACTTGACATTGCTATGGCTTGATGGCAATCAACTTTCTGGATCCATCCCTGCATCTATAGGAAACTTGTCTAATCTCTATTCGCTTCAACTTGATTCGAATAGCCTCACCGGATCCATTCCTTCCACAATTGGAAACATGACAAGTCTTGTTGAGATTTTTCTCCGCTTTAACAATCTTTCAGGACACATTCCTGCCTCTGTTGGCAATTTGATCAACTTGGAATCCTTATATCTCCAAGGAAACAATCTCTCTGGATCTATTCCTGACTCAATTGGAAAGTTGAAAAGGCTCTCCTTTCTTGAACTGTCCTTTAACAAACTCACTGGCACCATTCCACACTCAATTAATAACATTACCAACATGATTGACTTTCTAGTAGCCTCAAACAATCTCACTGGTCAATTGCCACCTAACATTTGCTTAGGTGGTTCATTGAATTTCTTCAATGTTGATCACAACCATTTCACTGGTCCAGTACCAAGTACCTTAAAGAACTGCTCTAGTCTTGTTAGAATAAGGTTAGAGCAGAACCATTTGAAGGGAGACATATCACAAGATTTTGGCATTTATCCTAATTTGGTGCATATTGACCTGAGTGACAACAAATTTTATGGTCAAATTTCACCAAACTGGGGGAAGAGCCATAATCTTCAGAACTTGTTGATGTCCAATAATAATATTTCTGGTGCTATACCAATACAAATTGTTGAGGCTACCAATCTAGGAAGGCTTCATCTTTCTTCTAATCATTTGAGTGGAAAGATTCCAAATGAAATAAGAAATATGAGAAGACTGTTTGAACTCAAGATCAGCAACAATCATCTTTCAGGAAACATTCCATCAGATATAGGATCATTGCATGGTCTTCAAATCTTGCACCTAGCAGGAAATGAATTGAGTGGCAACATACCAAGACAAGTTGTGCAGTTACCCAACTTGTTGGAATTGAATTTGAGCAACAACAAACTAGAGGGAAGTATCCCTTCTGATTTTCAATCATTGCAAACTCTTTACTCTCTTGATCTTAGCGGCAATTTGTTGAATGGACCAATACCAAAAGTGCTTGGAGAGTTGAAGGAATTGCGATTATTGAACCTTTCACACAACAATCTTTCTGGGACAGTTCCATCAAGTTTTGATGGCATGTCAAGCTTGATTTCTGTCAACATATCATACAATCAACTAGAAGGCCCTCTTCCAAACAATAAAGCCTTTCTTAGTTCTTCAattgaatcattgaaaaataACAAAGGCTTGTGTGGTAATGTATCTGGCTTGGTGCCATGTCCAAGCAATCTTATCAGCAAAAATCATAAGGTCATGTTATTGGTATTGCTTCTTGTCTTTGGAGTACTAGTACTTGTGCTTTCTGTGGTGGCTGTTTCTGTATATATTCTTTGtagaaaagcaagaaagaaaacagGCACAAATCAAGAAACACAGCCAAAAGAACTTTTTTCAATATGGAGCCATGATGGGAAAATGGCATTTGAAACTATCATTGAAGCCACCAACAATTTTGATGACAAATATATCATTGGAATTGGAGGGCAAGGATCTGTTTACAGGGCTGAGTTGCCTTCAGGTATGGTTGTTGCTGTGAAGAAGCTTCATACAGAAACATCCAACTTGAAATCATTTGAAAATGAGATCCAAGCATTGACAGAAATCAGGCACCGAAACATCATAAAGCTGTATGGTTTTTGCCAGCACTCGCGGTTCTCATTTCTGGTTTATAAGTTCTTGGAAGGTGGAAGCTTGGATCAAGTACTAAGAGATGAAACACATGCAACTCTGTTTGATTGGAAAAAGAGGGTGAATGTGGTTAAAGGAGTCGCAAATGCTTTGTCATACATGCATCATGATTGCATACCCCCTCTTGTTCATCGCGACATATCAAGCAAGAATGTTCTTCTAGATTCAGACTATGAAGCTCATGTATCTGATTTTGGAACAGCCAAGTTCTTGAAACCTGGGTCAAGTTGGACAACACTTGCAGTCACCTTTGGCTATGCAGCTCCAG AGCTAGCTCAGACAATGGAAGTGACAGAGAAATGTGATGTATATAGTTTTGGAGTGCTTTGTTTGGAGATTCTTATGGGAAAGCATCCTGGGGATCTGATAAGTTCATTGTTGTCACCATCAACAGCATTAATCAGTTGCAATTTGTTATTGGTTGAAGTCATAGATCAGAGACCTCCACATCCTGAAGAATTAATGGTTGGTGATATCATGAAGATCATAAAGTTGGCACTGAATTGCTTGAGCCACAGTCCACAATCTCGACCAAGCATGCATCAAGTGTCCAAAGAGCTTATGATAGGAAAATTGCCTTTTGCTAATCACCAGTTTCCTATCATCAGAATTGGACAGCTCAATGAAGAATGA